A region from the Tigriopus californicus strain San Diego chromosome 9, Tcal_SD_v2.1, whole genome shotgun sequence genome encodes:
- the LOC131886536 gene encoding activating signal cointegrator 1 complex subunit 1-like isoform X1 gives MQRLEKFFMDILRPPLLWIDGICYRQYGLNRETTSGHGGDTADVFDEDDSNFNLDEDFNNPEADSLLLETLDNGKFKYSGHLPSVFFPYIIGKKAATKKRLEMETNTKITIPRQGQEGNVTVIGPEKRGVTRAWNRILIIAESSRSKQDFTHFISLPLTHPELKASFVELKRDILRECSDARGIDESLFQAPEMLHLTIGVMALMDAQERQNAIDLLEDCKETIYAPIYGNNPIDLEIKGLEIMNDDPSDVNVLYAKVGSGLEKLQQLADKLVDCFIDAGLMSRKYDQVKIHMTIMNSSYRSNDHVEFMDKNQDSSRDQQSFDARPIMKKYGDNFFAHVKVNEIHLSQLRSERRTSDNYYMPSVVIPLVCC, from the exons ATTTTTCATGGATATATTACGACCTCCGCTCCTGTGGATCGACGGGATTTGCTATCGCCAATATGGTTTGAATAGAGAAACAACTTCAGGCCATGGAGGCGATACTGCCGATGTGTTCGACGAGGATGACTCCAATTTCAACTTGGACGAAGATTTCAACAACCCTGAAGCCGACTCATTACTTCTAGAAACCTTGGACAATGGGAAATTCAAGTACTCGGGACACTTGCCCAGCGTCTTCTTTCCCTACATCATAG GTAAAAAAGCTGCTACCAAAAAGCGATTGGAAATGGAGACTAACACCAAAATAACAATACCTCGTCAAGGCCAGGAAGGGAATGTGACTGTGATCGGACCCGAAAAGCGCGGTGTGACTCGGGCTTGGAATCGCATTTTGATCATTGCCGAATCGTCACGTTCAAAGCAAGATTTCACGCATTTCATATCGCTGCCTTTGACCCATCCCGAGTTAAAAGCCTCGTTTGTTGAGTTAAAGCGAGACATTCTACGCGAATGTAGCGATGCCAGAGGCATAGACGAGTCCTTATTTCAAGCTCCTGAGATGCTTCATTTGACCATTGGAGTCATGGCTCTTATGG ATGCTCAAGAACGACAAAATGCCATAGATCTACTCGAAGATTGTAAGGAGACAATTTATGCCCCTATCTATGGCAACAATCCTATTGATCTTGAGATAAAAGGATTAGAGATCATGAACGATGATCCAAGCGATGTCAACGTATTGTACGCCAAAGTTGGTTCAGGTTTGGAGAAGCTTCAACAATTAGCAGACAAACTTGTGGATTGTTTTATTGATGCTGGTTTAATGTCTCGTAAGTATGACCAAGTCAAGATTCACATGACTATTATGAACTCGAGTTACCGATCTAATGATCATGTCGAGTTTATGGATAAAAATCAAGACTCATCAAGGGATCAACAAAGCTTCGATGCTCGACCtataatgaaaaaatatggTGACAATTTCTTCGCCCATGTTAAAGTCAACGAGATCCATTTGAGTCAGTTGCGATCAGAACGGCGAACAAGTGATAATTATTACATGCCGTCGGTTGTCATTCCATTGGTATGTTGCTAA
- the LOC131886536 gene encoding activating signal cointegrator 1 complex subunit 1-like isoform X2, whose product MDILRPPLLWIDGICYRQYGLNRETTSGHGGDTADVFDEDDSNFNLDEDFNNPEADSLLLETLDNGKFKYSGHLPSVFFPYIIGKKAATKKRLEMETNTKITIPRQGQEGNVTVIGPEKRGVTRAWNRILIIAESSRSKQDFTHFISLPLTHPELKASFVELKRDILRECSDARGIDESLFQAPEMLHLTIGVMALMDAQERQNAIDLLEDCKETIYAPIYGNNPIDLEIKGLEIMNDDPSDVNVLYAKVGSGLEKLQQLADKLVDCFIDAGLMSRKYDQVKIHMTIMNSSYRSNDHVEFMDKNQDSSRDQQSFDARPIMKKYGDNFFAHVKVNEIHLSQLRSERRTSDNYYMPSVVIPLVCC is encoded by the exons ATGGATATATTACGACCTCCGCTCCTGTGGATCGACGGGATTTGCTATCGCCAATATGGTTTGAATAGAGAAACAACTTCAGGCCATGGAGGCGATACTGCCGATGTGTTCGACGAGGATGACTCCAATTTCAACTTGGACGAAGATTTCAACAACCCTGAAGCCGACTCATTACTTCTAGAAACCTTGGACAATGGGAAATTCAAGTACTCGGGACACTTGCCCAGCGTCTTCTTTCCCTACATCATAG GTAAAAAAGCTGCTACCAAAAAGCGATTGGAAATGGAGACTAACACCAAAATAACAATACCTCGTCAAGGCCAGGAAGGGAATGTGACTGTGATCGGACCCGAAAAGCGCGGTGTGACTCGGGCTTGGAATCGCATTTTGATCATTGCCGAATCGTCACGTTCAAAGCAAGATTTCACGCATTTCATATCGCTGCCTTTGACCCATCCCGAGTTAAAAGCCTCGTTTGTTGAGTTAAAGCGAGACATTCTACGCGAATGTAGCGATGCCAGAGGCATAGACGAGTCCTTATTTCAAGCTCCTGAGATGCTTCATTTGACCATTGGAGTCATGGCTCTTATGG ATGCTCAAGAACGACAAAATGCCATAGATCTACTCGAAGATTGTAAGGAGACAATTTATGCCCCTATCTATGGCAACAATCCTATTGATCTTGAGATAAAAGGATTAGAGATCATGAACGATGATCCAAGCGATGTCAACGTATTGTACGCCAAAGTTGGTTCAGGTTTGGAGAAGCTTCAACAATTAGCAGACAAACTTGTGGATTGTTTTATTGATGCTGGTTTAATGTCTCGTAAGTATGACCAAGTCAAGATTCACATGACTATTATGAACTCGAGTTACCGATCTAATGATCATGTCGAGTTTATGGATAAAAATCAAGACTCATCAAGGGATCAACAAAGCTTCGATGCTCGACCtataatgaaaaaatatggTGACAATTTCTTCGCCCATGTTAAAGTCAACGAGATCCATTTGAGTCAGTTGCGATCAGAACGGCGAACAAGTGATAATTATTACATGCCGTCGGTTGTCATTCCATTGGTATGTTGCTAA